The sequence TGACGGGATCGAAGGTGATGTCATGGTCGACGAACTGGCCAAAATAGGTGTAGAGCGCGGGAATCCCGCTTTCCTCGGCGTCGGTTCCATCTTTAGGCTCGTCGATTCCAGCAGACATGGCCGAACCGAGCGCCTTGAGGTTGCGTCGGTTGTCATGGTCGTTTGCCCCGAACGTTGCGGGCGCCAGATTTCGGAACATGCGACCGAAGCGGCCTTCGAACAACGGCGATCGTGTCGCATCAATGCCACGGGGCGGGGTGCCATGCGTTCCCATTTTTGATCTCCCTGTCTTGTCAAATTTCTTGATTGCAGGATGGATGGCCGTGTGTCGAAGAAGCCGCTTAGCCCATCCCGGTGGGCCGCGAGGCACAGGACCGGCCCCATCCGGTCATGGCCCCGCGGCGCCGCTCCCGGGAGGAAACGAATTGGCGCCGATCTTCAATCGTCTCGATGGGCCCGGTTCGGGTCGTTCAGCGCCGGGGCAATCGAGATGACATCTCGGAAACAACCATTAGACCAGCTAGCGTGAAATCAGCGTGAGATGACGACCATCTTTAGCTCCGTGTCTTTGCCGAGCTTGGGTCGCCTCGCACGCAACGTTTTGTTGACCCGATCAAAATCGTAGGGCGAAAGTGGCAGACAACAGGGAAAGGGTTTCTCCAACAGCGAGGATTGTGGATTGACCGCCGCAAACGCGTTCGAACTGGCAGCGCGATTTTGTTCACAGCCGCAAGATTTAGCGCCTGAACAGGCTGCAATGGCCCGCGGGTTGCTCGGCGCGCTCGGCTACCTTGACACCAGCGACACAGATCCCGGCTTGATGGCGACAAATAACCGCCAAGGACTACTCTCAGCAGCGGCAAATTTTGGCAATCTGTTCCGCTTGCACGCCCGCCACGCACCGGGGCTGTACTTCTTTGGCGCGCAGGTAAACCGCAACTGGGGAGATTCGGTTTCAGCCATTTCTGCCAGCTTCAGTGGCGTCGGCCTCACACCGGGGCGCGCATTCGAGGCCTGCATCGGCGAGGGCATCGAATATCATAGCGAATGGCAACAGCCGCACGGGACGATGAACCGCACGACAGTAGATGGTGTAGGTCATTGGCAGGACGTTCGCCTGGCTGAACACCTGGACGATTTCCGGGTGCAATCCGGTTTCGGTGAAAGTGACCGGTGGGTGCCCGTGCGCCGGCTGGACGACGGTAGACAGGGCTATTTGCCCGAGACGCTTTTCATTCGCAGCGCAAACCGAAGCGCCTGGGTAACCAGTTGCGGATGCGCCGCAGGGATAACCCACGAGGCTGCCCTGACCTCGGCGCTGCTGGAAGCAATCGAGCGCGATGCGGCTGCCGGCTGGTGGCGCAGCAGGCGCGGCGGCCGGTTGATCGGACTGGAAGCGCTTGCTGGCGCGGGTGTGCTCGATCTGCTTGCGCGGATAAGGCAGGAGAAGCTCGGCAGGTGCACCCAGTTTCTCGACATATCGGGTGAGTTTCCCGCGCCTGTAATCGCGGCGCTATCCTTCGACGCGGATGGTCGCGGCCTGGCAGTCGGGCTGGCTTGCAGGCTGGACGCCGGCAACGCCCTGAGGGCGGCGCTGCTGGAAATGTGCCAGATGGAATTGGCTCTCGATCTGGCGGCAATGAAACGCGCAGAACAGGGAGTTGAGAGGCTCGACGAGGTCGACCGCCTGCAGGCGGAGCGCGCCGAGACCCCTGGCGCAATCGACACGGACCTCGTCTCACACCTGTCCAGTGGCGTGCTGATGCACAAAAATGATGAAAAGGACTTGAATTTCGTATCCTTGGTTGGCGAAATGCTCAAAAAGCAATACCGCATATACGCAGCAGATCTGACCACGCCGATGTTTGACATTCCCGTCGCCAAAGTCTTCGTCCCAGGGCTGCAGCCATTTCCGTCGCCGTTCCAGTCGCGTCGGCTTCGTTCCCTGATTGACCAGGCCGGCCCGAGCGGCCGCGCCGATCTTATGTAGACGGAGGCAGTTGCGGGACAACGATGATCGGGCACAACTCCCCAACGAGGACTGCGCCGCTGATCAGCGTCACGACGCTTGACAAGGTAGCGCTGAGCCGACTTGGGCGAGACGTCGCCGTGAGAAACCGCAAGTCGCGCGCCGTCCTTGCCTATCTTGCACTGAGCCCACATGGTTTTGAAACCCGCGAGCGCATCTGCGGCTTGCTCTGGAGTGAATCGGACGAGGCACGAGCGAGGGCCTCGCTCAGGCAAACGGTAGTCGATCTCAAGGCCTGTCTGGCTGAAATCGAAGGAGTTTTCTCCGGAGACCGGCTCAACGTGACGCTGAAGCCGTCGCTGGTCACGGTGGATGTGGGCGAGATCAGACACGAACTGAAAGCTGGCCGGATCCCCCCCATCCTTCTGGAGAGGCAGCGTGTCGCCGAAAGCTTTCTCAATGGCCTGGACGACATCGACCCTTCGTTTCGGAACTGGGTCCTCGTCCAGCGGCAATGCCTTCAGGACGAATTTATCTCATGTCTGGAAGCGATGGCCAAGGCCGCGGCAGACTGGCCAGCCCTAAAGCGGGCCGGACAAGCCCTGCTCAATCTCGATCCGACCAACGAGATCGGGTGCCGAGCTGTCATGGAAGCGTCGGCTCGGATGGGCGACCAAGCAACGGCCTTGAGGGCCTATAAGGGGCTTTGGGACCTGCTTGAAACAGAATTCGACAGCGAACCTTCAGCCGCCACGCAGGCACTGGTCAGTGACATCAAGCTCGGTACGATCGGGGCCACGGACAGGGGGGCGGTGACCGCAATCGCCGCCGAGGCGTTCGGGTCCCAGGCGCAACGGCTGCAAGAGCCCGCCGCCGGCGTGCTGCTGTTCGTGCGGGAGTTCGAATTGGTGAGCGGTTCCGTCCGCGCGCGGAACGCCGTGCAAATCTTCCGCAGTGAACTGGTTGCGTCCCTGGTGCGATTCCGCGACTGGGCGGTAATGGAATGGGAAGGGCATCCCCCCCGCTTCACCGAGAATGCCTATTGCATCGAGGCGACCGGATTTATCGACGGGCCGACATTGCGTCTCAGCATGACGCTTAAGCAGCTTGCATCGGGGCGCTACATCTGGAGCGAGCAGTTTGTCATCGAAAACAGCCAGTGGTACCAGACCCAGCAGAGGCTCATCCGCCGCATCGCCGTCGCGCTGGGCGTCAGCATGTCGTCCGAACGGCTGGTTCAGATCGCCAGCATCCCGGACCTGTCGCTGGAGCAGTTCGACCGCTGGCTGAGGGCGCAGGAACTGATCTTTCAGTGGCGCCCGGAGTCAGAGGAGCGGGCCGAGGCTCTGTTCAGATCAATCATCGCAGAGTCACCACGCTTCGCTGCCGCCTACGCCGGGTTGGCCGGCATCATCAATTCACGGCATCTGATCTTCCCCGGCATCGGCCGGCGACGCGAACGCCACGCCGAAGCGCTGACGTTTGCCAAGCAGGCGACCCAGATCGATCCAATCGATTCGCGAAGCCAACTGCATCTGGCGTGGTCCTACGCCATGAACGGCATCCCGCAGCAGGCAGCCATCAGCTTCCTTCTAGCCTGCGAACTCAATGGCAACGACCCCTGGACCTTGGTCTCCGCTTCTCTCGGGCTTGCTTATTGCGATGATCGCGAGAACGCGCGGCGTATCGCCACTCTGGCGTTGCAGACCGGACTCGGCGTTTCACGCCTGCAATGGAGCTATCAGGCGGGCGTGCGGTTCCTGCTTGGCGACTATGCCGGTTGCGTCGAAGCGGCCGAGCGCGCCGCCGATAGTGTGTCGTACATCGGCGGCTGGAAGGCTGCGGCGCTCGCCTTGCTCGGCAATGAGAAAGCAGCGCATGAAGAGGCCGACCGATTTTTAGCGCAGCTGAAGACGACGTGGTTTGGAAATGAGTCACCGGAGCCGGGCAACGTCGGCACATGGCTCATGGATAGCTTTCCGATCTACAGTCCAGAGGCCGTCGAGGCACTGCGCCGAGGGCTAGCCGGGGCCGGCATTGTCGTCAGCCATATGCCTTTGCCAGAGCCCGTTCTATCGGCAGCCCCGGATGGTGTAGTCCGCGATGCGTGAGTAGAAGAAACTGTCGCGGTTGAACGGCACCTTTTCGAGAATGGCATCGAAATAGAATTCCGGAATGCCATAGTCGGCCATGCCACCTTGTTCGGTCTGGAGCTTCTTTTGCGATTGCGTCACTTGATTGTTGGGCGGTAACCGCAGGAAGAAGACGTGGTCGTATCCCTGAACGATCTGGATTTCCTTATAGCGGTCCGGCACGACGACGAGTCCATCGAGTTGGGCCTTGAACTCGGCCAAGTCGCGCGGACGCGTGCTGGGATCCTGTGCCCATTGCACCACCTTGCGGCCGGTCGCCTCGAAGTTAAGGGTTTGGATCGGTTCGGGAAAGGCGTCCAAATTATCGACGGGGTCAGCCATGTTTAAGCTCCAGGAGTTGTAGGCGGGGTGATAAACCGGGGCCAGGCGTCGCCCAGATTGAGCGCGCTGGCGACGAAAAGGATCAGGTCGGCCATCGTTCGCGGGATGCCAGTGGGAAACAATCTGGCGACGAGGTCTTGCGTAATTGGGTCGTCTTCGATCATGGCGCGCGAGGCCGCGAATCTTGCCATGAAGACATCCCCTACAATCACCGATCCGATGGTACCGAAACACAGCCCGTCCTGTTCGATCGCGGCCTCCAACAACAACCAGAACAACAACGGCGGATTTTCTGCCAGCTCGGCCGACTCGGCCGCGGTGAAAGCGACGGTCGAATCTTGAAGCCAGGATCGAATAGCCTGGTGCCGTTTCTCGGCGTCGCCCAGCAGTGGCGCGGCCGTGAGAGCGGCCTGCGGCAGTTGTTCGATCAAGGCATCGAGCCTGAGCAGGCCGCCAATGGTCCCTCGCACCAAATCGCTGAACAAAAGTCCCGACGCATTCGGATCGGGGAGTGCAGCCCTGTCTGCTTCGCTCAACAGACCCGCTGCGGCGGGCTCGAGTGGCTTTGAATCGGGGCCGACGCAAAGGATCGGCATGGTGTAGGCACTCAGCAGCACTTCGTTGACCGTTGGTCCGATACGCCGACTGAACTGCGGCGTCGAGCCGGCGATCTGGAAGAAATGCGACCAATCGGCGATCCAGTGTTCGGAGACCGGGAATCTATGCGGGCGTGACGAGGAGCGGTTAAGCAACACGTTCTCCAGCCCTTCGCCGTCCGGATGCTGGTCATTGAAGACATAGGAAAGCCTGACCATGGAATGGCCCAGGCGGTATGCCGCGTGGGAAAACTCAATCGGGACGCCTTCCGGCATGTCGACCAGGGGCCTGAACCCGTTCGCGTTGTAGAGGTCCCATATCGGCTTGGCGATGAGGCGCGGCAGCAAGTCGTTTTGCAGCACATTCCGGTAAATCGCTGTCGTAACGCGGCGTGTCCGGTCGAAAAGATACGCACCTGCCGGCAGTTCGGCGTCCTTTTTGGGTATTCCGCTTTTGCCAAGTGCATTGGCCACGGCATTGTGCAGGTGCAGGAAAAGCGCCGTCATTTGCGCAATGTTGGCGTTGTCGTCGCTGCGCTGGTCTGCGGCCAGGACGTCCGTCCGACCAGCTTCGAACCCATCGCTCAGATCGGCCTGTTGGAAGCGTGGCAAGTCGCGCTTGGCAAAGGGACAGGCGCCCGCGGGCATCGCCATGGCGTTCAGTGACGGCGGTGCCATCGGGCCGGTGCGCATGAGCGACCTGACAACTTCACCAGGCTTGGCCACAACATACAAACCAGGGTTAGAGAACGGTCCTCCGCCGTAAAGCACGTCGAGCAGGAGCGCCTCCTCGCGTTCGTTGCGGCGCTCTGCCTCGTGGGCCGCCAACAAGGGACTGAGCGAGGAATTGCGGATAATGTCGTGTGCGGCGAACTGAGCAAGATAGGTGTACCCTGCCGGAATCCGCTCATTGGTTTTATTGCCACCTCCGGCGGATGCCACACTCATCCTGCGCAGCAGCTTGGCAAACAGGCACTGAGTGGCCCAAGGCGTCTCCAGGCCATGATAGAGCTTGGCTTCGTCCGCGCCGCCCTCGTAGCCAAAATTGCGGAACTGGACCTGGCGCGGATCGACAGCGGCGGCAGTGCTTTGAGCTCCGTCTTTCAGAGCCGGCCCAGTCGCACTGGTCCCGCGATGAGCGTTCATGCCGGTTCTCCCCGTCCCTTCGTCCCTATCCCATATGTTTCGTGAAACCAGCGTGAAATGCTGCTAATTTCGCGGCGCGCGAGGAAGCCTCGCTGCTGTCATCGTTCCGGGCTGTCACAGAGATGCGACGCCACAGCTGGTCTCCAATCCGATCCAGAAACCGATAGCGCGTTTCATTGCTTCGGTTGTGAAGGCCGACAGCCTGATCACCCAATGCGGTATGAGCGGCGAGGCCCTGTATCTCATTTTGCAGATCGCCTCTTGTCGGCTGTGAGGTGATTTGAACGGCTGTCATGAGAGCCCAGGCCGAGGCAACTACTCCGATCACAACCCTCGGTATTGTGCCCGGCGGCCTATTGGTCGGTATTCTGTTGGTTTCCTCCTCCCCCCGTTTCCGGGGCGGCTCTGCGACCGTTGTCATGTGAATTCCCCCAAATGATGATAACCGACTATAACAGAGTTACCGCTGCTAATTTAGCAGATTCTTGCTCTCAACTGCGCTTGGGTCATGCTTCCAAGCAATGGGAAGTAACAGCGGCAATGCAGCAGGCAGGCGTGCTGATGGATTCCCGTCGGGACCCGGCCAATCCGGGAACTTGGCTGCCCGTACCATCGGACATAGTGCGCGACGGTCCGCTGGGTCCGGTCGTGTCAGCAGATCGCAGCCACGCCTTCCGAGGCGCGCCTGCTTTTGGATTTGCTGGTCAGTTGGTCGCCCCACATGACAGCGAAGCTGCAACCGGCGGCCAGGCTCTCGCCATGGCCAAGCACCGGCAATCCGTTCCACTTGTCGACCGAACCGCGGTTGTGGGCATCTGCGACATGACTGACCGGCTCGAAACAAACGAAGTTGCTCACCGCCGCCCGAGATGCGATTTGACAATGGCAGAAGCAGGTTGGAGGCGAGATCGACTGGGTTCGTGCTGCCGTCGTCAGGCCATGGCCTGAACAGCGGCGGCCACGGTCGAACCGCGCCAGACCAGCGCCAAGCGACGGAACGATTTCGGCGGACAGGTGGCCATTTCGAATTTCAATGGTCCGGGTCGTCAAACTCAGATGGGATCGGCACTGGCAGTAGGGACCGGCTGTTGGTGGCGGCCCTTGCGAGCGACGGCGAGAAGGTCGTTCGAGGCGATGCCGATCAGCGCTTTCATCTGGTCGTGAGCATCGTCGACTCTACGCATGCGGATCGCTTCCAGCACATCGCCATGGGCGCTGAGCGTCTGCTGATAGTTGGCGGTGGCCGATGTGGTCAGTCGGAAAGAGAAGCTAAGCGCGGCTGCCAGCATATTGCCGAGATTGGCGAAAACCGGG comes from Mesorhizobium japonicum MAFF 303099 and encodes:
- a CDS encoding YcaO-like family protein; the protein is MTAANAFELAARFCSQPQDLAPEQAAMARGLLGALGYLDTSDTDPGLMATNNRQGLLSAAANFGNLFRLHARHAPGLYFFGAQVNRNWGDSVSAISASFSGVGLTPGRAFEACIGEGIEYHSEWQQPHGTMNRTTVDGVGHWQDVRLAEHLDDFRVQSGFGESDRWVPVRRLDDGRQGYLPETLFIRSANRSAWVTSCGCAAGITHEAALTSALLEAIERDAAAGWWRSRRGGRLIGLEALAGAGVLDLLARIRQEKLGRCTQFLDISGEFPAPVIAALSFDADGRGLAVGLACRLDAGNALRAALLEMCQMELALDLAAMKRAEQGVERLDEVDRLQAERAETPGAIDTDLVSHLSSGVLMHKNDEKDLNFVSLVGEMLKKQYRIYAADLTTPMFDIPVAKVFVPGLQPFPSPFQSRRLRSLIDQAGPSGRADLM
- a CDS encoding AfsR/SARP family transcriptional regulator, with translation MIGHNSPTRTAPLISVTTLDKVALSRLGRDVAVRNRKSRAVLAYLALSPHGFETRERICGLLWSESDEARARASLRQTVVDLKACLAEIEGVFSGDRLNVTLKPSLVTVDVGEIRHELKAGRIPPILLERQRVAESFLNGLDDIDPSFRNWVLVQRQCLQDEFISCLEAMAKAAADWPALKRAGQALLNLDPTNEIGCRAVMEASARMGDQATALRAYKGLWDLLETEFDSEPSAATQALVSDIKLGTIGATDRGAVTAIAAEAFGSQAQRLQEPAAGVLLFVREFELVSGSVRARNAVQIFRSELVASLVRFRDWAVMEWEGHPPRFTENAYCIEATGFIDGPTLRLSMTLKQLASGRYIWSEQFVIENSQWYQTQQRLIRRIAVALGVSMSSERLVQIASIPDLSLEQFDRWLRAQELIFQWRPESEERAEALFRSIIAESPRFAAAYAGLAGIINSRHLIFPGIGRRRERHAEALTFAKQATQIDPIDSRSQLHLAWSYAMNGIPQQAAISFLLACELNGNDPWTLVSASLGLAYCDDRENARRIATLALQTGLGVSRLQWSYQAGVRFLLGDYAGCVEAAERAADSVSYIGGWKAAALALLGNEKAAHEEADRFLAQLKTTWFGNESPEPGNVGTWLMDSFPIYSPEAVEALRRGLAGAGIVVSHMPLPEPVLSAAPDGVVRDA
- a CDS encoding peroxidase family protein, with the protein product MNAHRGTSATGPALKDGAQSTAAAVDPRQVQFRNFGYEGGADEAKLYHGLETPWATQCLFAKLLRRMSVASAGGGNKTNERIPAGYTYLAQFAAHDIIRNSSLSPLLAAHEAERRNEREEALLLDVLYGGGPFSNPGLYVVAKPGEVVRSLMRTGPMAPPSLNAMAMPAGACPFAKRDLPRFQQADLSDGFEAGRTDVLAADQRSDDNANIAQMTALFLHLHNAVANALGKSGIPKKDAELPAGAYLFDRTRRVTTAIYRNVLQNDLLPRLIAKPIWDLYNANGFRPLVDMPEGVPIEFSHAAYRLGHSMVRLSYVFNDQHPDGEGLENVLLNRSSSRPHRFPVSEHWIADWSHFFQIAGSTPQFSRRIGPTVNEVLLSAYTMPILCVGPDSKPLEPAAAGLLSEADRAALPDPNASGLLFSDLVRGTIGGLLRLDALIEQLPQAALTAAPLLGDAEKRHQAIRSWLQDSTVAFTAAESAELAENPPLLFWLLLEAAIEQDGLCFGTIGSVIVGDVFMARFAASRAMIEDDPITQDLVARLFPTGIPRTMADLILFVASALNLGDAWPRFITPPTTPGA